CCCCCGATAATACCCAGAATTGTACCGGCAACACCTATTACAAGACCTTCTATCATAAATATCCGCATTATACCTGCACCTGTTGCACCCATTGATTTTAATACGGCAATATCTTTTGATTTTTCCATAACAACCATTATAAGTGTGGATATGATATTGAATGCAGCAACCATTATTATAAGTACAAGGATGACAAACATTGCAATCTTTTCTAATTTCAGCGCTGAAAACAGATTCTTATTCATCTCCATCCATGTCCTTACCCAGAATGGCGAACCAAGCAGATTTTGTATCTTACGGGCAATCTTCTCTGCCTGATATATATTATCTATCTTAACCTCAATCCCTGTTACTGCATCATTAAGTTTAAAAAATCTTTGGCTGTTTTCAATAGATATAAATACAATAGTTGAATCAAATTCATACATGCCGAACTCAAATATCCCGGTTACCTTAAACCTTGCCAATCTGGGAATTGCCCCAATTGCTGTCATTGTGCCAGCAGGGGATACAAGGTTTATTTCATCACCAGTTGCTATATTTAAGTTTTTGGCAAGTTCTTTGCCAATGACTATACCGGGTATTGCAGCATTTGGTGTATCATAGGTCTCACGGATTGGCAAGCGTAAACCATCAAGGCTTCCTTCTCTTATTTTCTTGGGTAGAACAGTAACTCCCCCAACAGTATCCATATCAAGTCCGCGGACCACAACACCCATTACACCACTGCTGGATGAAACCATTGCCTGATGATAGGTAAACGGTGTTGTCCCTGCAACACCTTTAATATCTTTTACCTTTTGGGAGACATCTTTATAATTTCTCATCCCCTGCCCCAGTTCAAGGACAACCAGATGTGCGTTCACTCCCAGTATCTTCTCCCTTAAGTCCTCTTCAAAACCTGTCATAACAGAAAGGACAATTATCAGAGCCATTACT
The sequence above is drawn from the Deltaproteobacteria bacterium genome and encodes:
- a CDS encoding lipoprotein-releasing ABC transporter permease subunit, coding for MSYELFIGLRYLKAKRKETFISIITLISISGVTVGVMALIIVLSVMTGFEEDLREKILGVNAHLVVLELGQGMRNYKDVSQKVKDIKGVAGTTPFTYHQAMVSSSSGVMGVVVRGLDMDTVGGVTVLPKKIREGSLDGLRLPIRETYDTPNAAIPGIVIGKELAKNLNIATGDEINLVSPAGTMTAIGAIPRLARFKVTGIFEFGMYEFDSTIVFISIENSQRFFKLNDAVTGIEVKIDNIYQAEKIARKIQNLLGSPFWVRTWMEMNKNLFSALKLEKIAMFVILVLIIMVAAFNIISTLIMVVMEKSKDIAVLKSMGATGAGIMRIFMIEGLVIGVAGTILGIIGGVSSCLLLKKYQFIQLPSDVYYISTLPVKTDPVLIGIIAVSAVCITFLATLYPSWQAARLDPVEAIRYE